In the genome of Chryseobacterium arthrosphaerae, one region contains:
- a CDS encoding SusC/RagA family TonB-linked outer membrane protein, whose translation MNVRISRSLGAVAVLYFTASFSAQTQKKDTLSRENKIDEIVVIGYGTQKKSNVTGAIASIKASDIENIPAGKPEQVLQGRAAGVSVVTNSGQPGAAATVRVRGITSFGAGSNSPLWVVDGIVVDNIGWLNQSDIESIEVLKDGASSAIYGVSAAKGVILVTTKKGKKGKLTLSYNGFYGFSNAAKKLDLLDASQYARIINEGFVNDGGAPRFANPDSFGKGTNWQDTIFGTGEKTSHEVSITGGNDKSSYYTSFGYFDQSGIVMSDISYYKRINGRFNSSHKVTDYLTLGQTFAYTHTKSQGVSANEEFGGPLASAVNLDPITPEVVTNWSQVDPSGYTNPYIIRDPNGNPYGISRYVNNEMTNPRAFRSIQQGNYSWSDDFVGNIFAELKFLDHFTFKTSLNGKKSYWGSRTFTPKYYLSPNYSNTNFNSLNKVDENKFEWSMENTLTYQNKIGDHNFNILVGQGVYRYNVSGGTSLTYSNLPIENWQDASFNFDISQDNITAKGWDGIQTRKASYFGRIIYDYADKYLFTGTIRRDGSSKFATNQHWGTFPSMSLGWNVHKENFWPENKVVNSMKLRGGYGVLGNDEMENFRFANFMVSGSNYTNSGNNIIIGYAPSTLANPHLKWEQTSQLNIAADFKLFNNFTLTADWYKKKTTDILRQINIPGYVGVPNLPWSNVGDMQNSGLELELGYKKNWEDFTLSVNANFATIKNKVLRLEDDIDYFNLASFQTMGPVSRVQVGQPYGSFYGQTYSGVFQNQAQVDSYVNSNGEKLLPDARPGDFIWQDNNGDGKIDENDKVNLGSSIPKYTFGLTVNLTYKDFDFMMFAQGQAGNKIFQGLRRLDLPDANYQTRILDRWTGEGSTNDNPRVTRNDPNHNYSWMSNYYLQKGDYVRLKIVQVGYTLPKDVTSRFGMNKVRLYITGENLLTFTKYTGYDPEIAGRNNSEQDIIGVDRAYYPQARTFMLGANIQF comes from the coding sequence ATGAATGTAAGAATATCAAGAAGCTTAGGAGCGGTTGCCGTCCTCTATTTTACGGCCAGCTTCAGTGCCCAGACCCAGAAGAAGGACACGCTTTCCAGGGAAAATAAAATAGACGAAATCGTAGTAATCGGTTATGGTACCCAGAAAAAAAGTAATGTAACCGGAGCTATTGCCAGTATTAAGGCCAGTGATATAGAAAATATTCCGGCCGGTAAACCCGAACAGGTATTACAGGGAAGAGCTGCAGGGGTTTCTGTAGTCACCAATTCCGGACAGCCTGGTGCGGCTGCCACGGTAAGGGTACGGGGGATTACCAGCTTCGGGGCGGGAAGTAACAGCCCTTTATGGGTGGTAGATGGTATCGTAGTGGATAACATCGGATGGCTGAATCAGTCTGATATAGAAAGTATTGAAGTACTGAAAGACGGTGCATCCTCTGCCATCTATGGAGTTTCTGCAGCCAAAGGGGTGATCCTGGTAACAACAAAAAAAGGTAAAAAAGGAAAACTTACCCTTTCCTATAACGGATTCTATGGTTTTTCCAATGCTGCCAAAAAACTGGATCTTCTGGATGCCAGTCAATATGCCAGAATTATTAATGAAGGTTTTGTGAATGACGGAGGCGCACCAAGATTTGCCAATCCCGATTCCTTCGGAAAAGGAACCAACTGGCAGGATACTATTTTCGGAACGGGAGAAAAAACTTCTCATGAGGTAAGCATCACCGGAGGAAATGATAAGTCAAGTTATTATACCTCATTCGGATATTTTGATCAGTCGGGGATTGTCATGAGCGATATTTCTTATTACAAAAGAATAAACGGCAGATTCAACTCCAGTCATAAGGTAACGGATTACCTGACATTAGGGCAGACTTTTGCTTATACCCATACAAAATCCCAGGGAGTAAGTGCCAATGAAGAATTCGGGGGACCGCTGGCCTCTGCTGTCAATCTGGATCCTATTACCCCGGAAGTGGTAACCAACTGGTCACAGGTAGATCCGAGCGGCTATACAAATCCCTATATTATCCGTGATCCCAATGGCAACCCTTATGGAATTTCAAGGTATGTAAATAATGAAATGACGAATCCACGGGCTTTCCGTTCTATCCAGCAAGGGAATTACAGCTGGTCAGATGATTTTGTAGGAAACATATTTGCAGAGCTTAAGTTCCTTGATCATTTCACTTTCAAAACCAGTCTGAATGGGAAGAAGTCATATTGGGGAAGCCGCACCTTTACTCCAAAATATTATTTAAGTCCCAACTACAGCAATACAAATTTCAACAGCCTGAATAAGGTAGATGAAAATAAATTTGAGTGGAGTATGGAGAATACTTTAACCTATCAGAACAAAATCGGCGATCACAATTTTAATATTCTGGTAGGTCAGGGAGTATACCGTTATAACGTATCAGGAGGAACAAGCTTAACGTATAGTAATCTGCCTATAGAAAACTGGCAGGACGCTTCCTTTAACTTTGATATTTCTCAGGATAATATTACAGCAAAAGGATGGGACGGAATCCAGACCCGTAAAGCCTCTTACTTTGGAAGGATTATTTACGATTACGCAGATAAATATTTATTTACAGGAACAATCCGTAGGGATGGTTCTTCAAAATTTGCAACCAATCAGCATTGGGGAACTTTCCCGTCTATGTCTTTGGGATGGAATGTACACAAGGAGAATTTCTGGCCGGAAAATAAAGTAGTCAACAGTATGAAGCTGAGAGGAGGTTACGGAGTGCTGGGAAATGATGAGATGGAAAACTTCAGATTTGCCAATTTTATGGTTTCAGGTAGCAATTACACCAATTCAGGAAATAATATCATCATCGGATATGCACCAAGTACGCTTGCCAATCCACACCTGAAATGGGAGCAGACCAGCCAGCTGAATATTGCAGCAGATTTTAAATTGTTCAACAACTTCACGCTTACGGCAGACTGGTATAAGAAGAAAACAACCGATATCCTGAGACAAATCAATATTCCGGGGTATGTGGGAGTTCCTAATTTACCATGGTCAAACGTAGGAGATATGCAGAATTCAGGACTTGAACTTGAGCTGGGATACAAAAAGAACTGGGAAGATTTCACCTTATCGGTGAATGCCAACTTTGCCACGATCAAAAACAAAGTACTGCGCTTAGAGGATGATATTGATTATTTCAACCTTGCTTCCTTCCAGACGATGGGGCCTGTATCAAGAGTGCAGGTAGGGCAGCCTTACGGATCATTCTATGGGCAGACCTATAGCGGTGTTTTCCAGAACCAGGCACAAGTTGACAGCTATGTGAATTCTAACGGGGAAAAATTATTACCGGATGCAAGACCTGGAGATTTCATCTGGCAGGACAACAACGGGGACGGTAAAATTGATGAAAATGATAAAGTGAACCTGGGAAGTTCTATCCCAAAATATACATTCGGACTTACGGTTAATTTAACGTACAAAGATTTTGATTTTATGATGTTTGCACAGGGGCAGGCTGGTAACAAAATATTCCAGGGGCTGAGAAGATTAGACCTTCCCGATGCCAATTATCAGACAAGAATCCTGGATCGCTGGACAGGAGAGGGCTCTACCAACGATAATCCAAGGGTGACCCGAAATGACCCTAACCATAATTATTCATGGATGTCAAACTATTACCTTCAGAAAGGAGATTATGTGCGCCTGAAAATCGTTCAGGTGGGCTATACCCTTCCTAAGGACGTTACCAGCCGCTTTGGAATGAATAAAGTAAGACTGTATATCACCGGAGAGAATCTTCTGACATTCACAAAATATACGGGATATGACCCGGAAATTGCAGGAAGAAACAATTCTGAGCAGGACATCATTGGAGTTGACAGAGCTTACTATCCACAGGCCAGAACTTTCATGCTTGGAGCCAATATTCAATTTTAA
- a CDS encoding RagB/SusD family nutrient uptake outer membrane protein, with translation MKNKRFIYKGLAVTLLAGLSLGNIACSGSYLDEVENSGAFKTEEYFQNETQSFSALVSVYDVLRKYSGGFENTVTFFNAGSDDFYSGGGNSNDGAGIQGINNYAINPNTMPASYWRDYYQGIARATLVIERVPGASMNENIKKRYIAEAKVLRSLYYFELVRMFGNIPLILKTIKYDDDYWNIPQAKPSEIYTQIENDIVAAIPDLMMTASGNDRGRITQGTAKAILGKIYLYDKKMPEAAAQLAEVNGAPGGTSQFGYKLVANYADLFKVGPETSDPYKFSTESILEVMHTNKGNSDWGFWGQGKDEGNSINAMVGPRSYSRTDIPGNDAPDIYSAWAFNTVTENFVTFMGADPRLDVTVFNAKKLVSEGKITYSPAFADTGYFLKKYLPTNDLRSSLPGATELNFRQNYIAIRLADTYLMEAEALGGAGARAQALLDAVRARVGLPSVPVSLQAIKDERRRELAGEGHRWFDLVRWGDAPAKLAFKGFKAGKNEILPIPFNELPNTIMHQNPGY, from the coding sequence ATGAAAAATAAGAGATTTATATATAAAGGACTTGCTGTAACATTGCTGGCAGGGTTAAGTTTAGGCAACATTGCCTGTAGTGGTTCCTATCTGGATGAAGTAGAAAATTCAGGAGCTTTTAAAACGGAAGAGTATTTTCAGAATGAAACGCAATCATTTAGTGCATTGGTTTCCGTCTATGATGTTTTAAGGAAATATTCGGGAGGTTTCGAGAATACGGTGACTTTCTTTAATGCAGGATCTGATGATTTTTATTCAGGAGGCGGAAATTCCAATGACGGAGCAGGTATTCAGGGAATCAATAATTATGCGATCAACCCTAATACAATGCCTGCAAGCTATTGGAGAGATTATTATCAGGGGATTGCCCGTGCTACTCTTGTGATTGAAAGAGTTCCGGGAGCTTCTATGAATGAAAATATTAAAAAAAGATACATTGCTGAAGCAAAAGTGCTGCGTTCGCTGTACTATTTCGAACTTGTAAGAATGTTTGGAAATATTCCGCTGATCCTCAAAACAATAAAATATGATGACGACTACTGGAATATACCTCAGGCAAAACCAAGTGAGATCTACACCCAGATAGAAAATGATATTGTTGCTGCAATACCGGATCTGATGATGACGGCAAGCGGTAATGACAGGGGAAGAATTACCCAGGGAACAGCCAAAGCGATATTGGGGAAAATCTATCTTTATGATAAAAAAATGCCCGAAGCAGCAGCCCAGTTGGCTGAAGTGAACGGTGCACCCGGTGGAACCAGCCAGTTCGGGTACAAACTTGTTGCGAACTACGCCGATTTGTTCAAGGTAGGGCCGGAAACGTCAGATCCTTATAAATTTTCTACAGAATCTATCCTTGAAGTAATGCATACCAATAAAGGAAATTCTGACTGGGGATTCTGGGGACAGGGGAAAGATGAAGGAAACTCTATCAATGCAATGGTAGGACCCCGTTCTTATTCCCGGACAGATATTCCGGGTAATGATGCTCCGGATATCTATTCAGCCTGGGCATTCAATACGGTAACCGAGAACTTTGTTACTTTCATGGGAGCCGATCCCAGATTGGATGTAACGGTTTTTAATGCGAAAAAACTCGTAAGTGAAGGGAAAATCACGTACAGCCCGGCATTTGCAGATACCGGATATTTCCTGAAAAAGTATTTACCCACCAATGACCTCAGAAGTTCACTTCCCGGAGCTACAGAGCTGAATTTCAGACAGAATTATATTGCAATAAGACTGGCAGATACCTATCTGATGGAAGCTGAAGCATTAGGAGGCGCAGGAGCAAGAGCACAGGCACTTTTGGATGCAGTACGGGCCAGAGTAGGCCTGCCGTCAGTTCCTGTTTCCCTTCAGGCCATTAAAGATGAAAGAAGGAGAGAGCTGGCGGGTGAAGGACACCGTTGGTTTGACCTCGTAAGATGGGGAGATGCACCTGCTAAACTGGCATTCAAAGGATTTAAAGCCGGTAAAAATGAAATTTTGCCGATTCCGTTTAATGAGCTGCCCAATACGATCATGCATCAAAATCCGGGATATTAA
- a CDS encoding glycoside hydrolase family 30 protein, with protein MEFHNLYSFFKGTALLCGVVLFPLSCSSVAQSRGNEVQYWLTKGDESVKLQPQKPVRFVAASNNFQNIEIDASQKFQYIDGFGYTLTGGSVEVINRLSPSRRNALLHELFGTGRNSVSISYLRLSIGASDLDGEVFSYDDLPEGQTDPSLSKFSLEKDKFLIAMVKEILKINPNIKIIAAPWSPPVWMKDNGKSKGGSLKPEFYAAYASYFVKYIQEMKKEGITIDAVTPQNEPLHPGNNPSLYMPSEKQGEFIKNHLGPAFKASHIKTKIVVYDHNCNKPEYAVDILKDPEAYPYIDGSAFHLYEGDISALSTVHNAFPDKNLYFTEQWTGSKGTFGEDLNWHVKNVIIGSMRNWSKTALEWNLANDPQYGPHTDGGCTECKGAITVSDREHFTRNVSYYIIAHASKFVPAGSQRIASTQTEHLSSAAFMTQSGKIILIVQNDHQADENFNIKFAGKTAAVAIPGRSAATYIFNRTL; from the coding sequence ATGGAGTTTCACAACTTATATAGTTTCTTTAAAGGTACTGCACTGCTATGCGGTGTGGTACTTTTTCCTTTATCATGCAGCTCTGTTGCTCAAAGTAGAGGAAATGAAGTTCAGTATTGGCTTACCAAAGGAGATGAAAGCGTAAAATTACAGCCTCAGAAACCGGTCAGATTTGTAGCTGCTTCCAACAACTTTCAGAATATTGAAATTGATGCTTCTCAAAAGTTTCAATATATTGACGGTTTCGGATATACACTGACGGGCGGAAGTGTTGAGGTAATCAACCGTTTATCACCTTCCAGGAGAAATGCTTTACTTCATGAACTGTTCGGGACAGGCCGGAACTCTGTTTCCATCAGCTATTTAAGACTGAGTATTGGTGCTTCAGATCTTGATGGCGAGGTCTTTTCATATGACGATCTGCCTGAAGGTCAGACTGATCCTTCTCTTTCAAAGTTTAGTCTGGAAAAGGATAAGTTCCTGATTGCTATGGTAAAAGAAATTTTAAAAATAAATCCAAACATTAAAATTATAGCAGCACCATGGTCTCCGCCGGTCTGGATGAAAGATAATGGAAAATCAAAAGGAGGAAGCTTAAAGCCGGAATTCTATGCAGCCTATGCCAGTTACTTTGTAAAATACATTCAGGAAATGAAAAAAGAAGGCATTACCATTGATGCGGTCACCCCTCAGAACGAACCATTACATCCCGGAAATAACCCAAGCTTGTATATGCCGTCAGAAAAACAGGGGGAATTTATCAAAAATCATTTGGGGCCGGCTTTTAAAGCCAGTCATATCAAAACAAAAATTGTGGTCTACGATCATAACTGCAACAAACCGGAATATGCTGTTGACATTCTGAAAGACCCTGAAGCCTATCCATATATAGACGGTTCAGCTTTTCATCTGTATGAAGGTGATATCTCAGCATTAAGCACCGTTCACAATGCTTTTCCTGATAAAAATCTCTATTTTACAGAGCAATGGACAGGCTCAAAAGGAACTTTCGGGGAGGATCTGAACTGGCATGTTAAGAATGTCATTATCGGATCCATGAGAAACTGGAGCAAAACTGCTTTGGAATGGAATCTGGCCAATGATCCTCAGTACGGTCCTCATACCGACGGAGGCTGTACCGAATGCAAAGGAGCCATTACCGTTTCTGATCGTGAGCATTTCACCAGAAATGTCTCTTATTACATCATTGCCCATGCATCCAAATTTGTTCCGGCAGGTTCTCAAAGAATCGCTTCAACACAGACGGAACATCTGTCATCGGCTGCATTTATGACTCAATCTGGGAAAATAATCTTAATTGTTCAGAATGATCATCAGGCGGATGAGAATTTTAATATTAAATTTGCCGGTAAAACGGCTGCAGTAGCAATTCCCGGACGTTCGGCAGCTACTTATATTTTTAATCGGACATTATGA
- the bglX gene encoding beta-glucosidase BglX yields the protein MKRVYFLLAFSALGMNVYGQKTVDQKVAELLSKMTLEEKVGQMVQYSGFEYATGPQHSNSAAVLEEIKKGKVGSMLNVAGSEETRAFQKLAMQSRLKIPLLFGQDVIHGYRTTFPVNLGQAASWDLGLIEKSERIAATEASAYGIHWTFAPMVDIARDPRWGRVMEGSGEDTYLGTKIGLARIKGFQGAGLGSLDAVMACAKHFAAYGAAVGGRDYNSVDMSLRQLNETYLPPFKAAAEAGVATFMNSFNDINGIPATANSYIQRDLLKGKWNYKGFVVSDWGSIGEMIPHGYARDSAEAAEKAVFGGSDMDMESRVYMAELPKLVKEGKVDARLVDDAAGRILTKKFEMGLFDDPYRFSNEKRQKDQTNNQENRKFGREFGSKSIVLLKNQGNILPLSKTVKTVALIGPFGKETVANHGFWSVAFKDDNQRIVSQFDGIKAQLDKNSTLLYAKGCNVDDQDKTMFAEAVETAKKADIVIMTLGEGHAMSGEAKSRSNIGFSGVQEDLLKEIAKTGKPVVLMINAGRPLIFNWAADNIPAIMYTWWLGTEAGNSIADVLFGTVNPGGKLPMSFPRTEGQIPIYYNHYNTGRPAKNNTDRNYVSAYIDLNNDPEFPFGYGLSYTDFKYSDMVLSSVNLTGNQTLNISVTVSNTGKYDGEEVVQLYIRDLFGKVVRPVKELKGFRKVFIKKGESKKVDFTLTPEDLKFFDDHLNFDWESGAFDIMIGTDSQNVQAKRINWTK from the coding sequence ATGAAAAGAGTGTACTTCTTATTGGCATTTTCAGCTTTGGGAATGAATGTCTACGGACAGAAAACAGTAGATCAGAAAGTAGCAGAACTGCTTTCTAAAATGACCCTTGAAGAAAAAGTAGGGCAAATGGTTCAGTACAGCGGATTTGAATATGCCACAGGACCCCAGCACTCCAATTCGGCAGCGGTTTTGGAAGAGATTAAAAAAGGAAAGGTAGGCTCTATGCTGAATGTAGCCGGATCTGAAGAAACCAGGGCCTTTCAGAAACTGGCCATGCAGTCCAGACTGAAAATCCCTTTGCTGTTCGGGCAGGATGTGATTCATGGGTATCGTACTACTTTTCCTGTTAATCTTGGCCAGGCAGCAAGTTGGGATCTGGGACTGATAGAAAAATCGGAAAGAATTGCTGCTACCGAAGCATCCGCTTATGGAATTCACTGGACTTTTGCTCCTATGGTAGATATTGCCAGAGATCCGAGATGGGGTAGAGTGATGGAAGGTTCCGGGGAAGATACATATTTGGGAACAAAAATAGGTTTGGCCAGGATTAAAGGATTCCAGGGAGCAGGTCTGGGGAGTCTTGATGCGGTCATGGCATGTGCAAAGCATTTTGCAGCGTATGGTGCGGCTGTGGGCGGAAGAGATTACAACTCGGTAGATATGAGCCTCAGACAGCTGAATGAAACCTATCTTCCTCCTTTCAAAGCGGCTGCAGAAGCAGGCGTGGCTACTTTTATGAATTCTTTTAATGATATTAATGGAATTCCGGCAACGGCCAACTCATATATTCAGAGAGATCTGCTGAAGGGAAAATGGAATTATAAAGGTTTTGTCGTTTCAGACTGGGGCAGCATCGGGGAAATGATCCCTCACGGATACGCCAGAGATTCTGCTGAAGCTGCTGAAAAAGCTGTTTTTGGGGGCAGTGATATGGATATGGAAAGCCGTGTCTATATGGCTGAACTTCCAAAACTGGTGAAAGAAGGAAAAGTTGATGCCAGATTGGTAGATGATGCGGCGGGAAGAATTCTGACCAAGAAGTTTGAAATGGGGCTCTTCGACGATCCTTACAGATTCAGTAATGAAAAAAGACAAAAAGATCAGACCAATAATCAGGAGAACAGAAAATTCGGAAGAGAATTTGGCTCTAAAAGTATTGTTCTTCTTAAAAATCAGGGAAATATTCTTCCGCTTTCAAAGACAGTGAAAACCGTTGCTCTGATAGGGCCTTTCGGGAAAGAAACTGTGGCTAACCACGGGTTCTGGTCTGTGGCTTTCAAAGATGATAACCAAAGAATTGTTTCACAGTTTGACGGAATTAAAGCGCAGCTTGACAAAAACTCAACGTTACTCTATGCAAAGGGCTGTAACGTAGATGATCAGGATAAAACCATGTTTGCAGAAGCTGTGGAAACTGCAAAAAAAGCTGATATTGTCATTATGACATTAGGCGAAGGCCATGCCATGAGTGGTGAGGCGAAAAGCAGAAGCAATATCGGTTTTTCGGGAGTACAGGAAGATCTTTTAAAAGAAATTGCAAAAACAGGAAAACCGGTTGTTTTAATGATCAATGCGGGAAGACCTCTGATCTTCAACTGGGCTGCCGATAATATTCCTGCTATTATGTATACATGGTGGCTGGGAACGGAGGCCGGAAATTCTATTGCTGATGTTCTTTTCGGAACGGTGAATCCCGGAGGAAAACTTCCGATGAGCTTCCCGAGAACCGAAGGGCAGATCCCGATCTATTATAATCATTACAACACTGGAAGACCGGCCAAAAACAATACGGACAGAAATTATGTTTCCGCTTATATCGATCTTAATAATGATCCGGAATTCCCCTTCGGTTACGGCTTAAGCTACACGGATTTTAAATATTCCGATATGGTATTAAGTTCTGTGAATCTTACAGGAAATCAGACTCTGAACATCAGTGTTACCGTTTCCAATACCGGAAAGTATGATGGGGAAGAGGTGGTTCAGCTTTACATCAGGGATCTTTTCGGAAAAGTAGTAAGACCTGTAAAGGAATTGAAAGGCTTCCGGAAAGTATTCATTAAGAAAGGAGAAAGTAAAAAAGTTGACTTTACACTGACCCCGGAAGATCTGAAATTCTTCGATGATCATCTGAACTTTGACTGGGAGAGTGGAGCATTCGATATTATGATCGGAACCGATTCGCAAAATGTACAGGCCAAAAGAATCAACTGGACAAAATAA
- a CDS encoding glycoside hydrolase family 16 protein, whose protein sequence is MNLKIKNMIRIGAAAAFFLCVLNCASHQSASHRTLIWSDEFNGKGLPDPSKWNYDVGGGGFGNEEAQFYTKNRPENARMEKGNLVIEAKKENWEKNKYTSARLLTKGKFSFQYGTVEVRAKLPKGRGTWPAIWMMSENMKKWPDDGELDIMEHVGFNQGYIHASVHTKKYNHIQGTQKTDTLFVKDASEKFHVYKADWTPEKIEVYIDDKKFFTYENKEKSYESWPFDQPCFIILNLAVGGFWGGKEGIDDSVFPQKYYIDYVRVYQNK, encoded by the coding sequence ATGAACCTCAAAATTAAGAATATGATCAGAATAGGTGCAGCAGCTGCTTTCTTCCTTTGTGTTTTGAACTGTGCCTCACACCAATCTGCCTCTCACAGAACCCTGATCTGGAGTGATGAATTTAACGGAAAAGGCCTTCCGGATCCGTCAAAATGGAATTACGATGTAGGCGGAGGTGGCTTTGGAAATGAGGAAGCCCAGTTTTATACCAAAAACAGGCCTGAAAATGCCAGAATGGAAAAAGGAAATCTCGTAATTGAAGCCAAAAAAGAGAATTGGGAAAAGAATAAATATACTTCAGCAAGGCTTCTGACCAAAGGAAAGTTCTCTTTTCAATATGGAACCGTTGAGGTAAGGGCGAAACTTCCCAAAGGTAGGGGAACCTGGCCTGCCATATGGATGATGAGTGAAAACATGAAGAAGTGGCCGGATGACGGAGAACTGGATATTATGGAACATGTTGGTTTTAACCAGGGCTATATTCATGCTTCGGTTCATACCAAAAAATATAACCACATCCAGGGAACACAGAAAACAGACACTTTATTTGTAAAAGATGCCAGTGAAAAATTTCATGTCTATAAAGCAGACTGGACCCCTGAAAAAATAGAGGTCTACATTGATGATAAGAAATTTTTCACGTACGAAAATAAAGAGAAGAGCTATGAGTCCTGGCCCTTTGATCAGCCCTGTTTTATCATTTTAAATCTGGCAGTCGGCGGTTTTTGGGGTGGAAAAGAGGGCATAGATGATTCTGTTTTTCCACAGAAGTATTATATAGACTATGTTAGGGTCTATCAAAATAAATAA
- a CDS encoding glycoside hydrolase family 30 protein codes for MRKLIVSCFVVGVVVNVNAQNYWKKHEGKTAKVILTHAKAEERMVDKGSVTFEQFGQPKETEACIFIAPDFKYQKLIGIGGAITDASAETFYKMPKNRQKEILDAYFGKNGLGYTVVRTNMNSCDFSSDSYTYVEDNDTALKTFNVAHDEKYKIPMIREAQKAIGKNFTFYFSPWSPPAWMKSNKSLYKGGRLENQYYQTWADYYIKFIREYEKRGINVWGLTVQNEPMATQSWESCIYTAKEEGDFLKNNLGPTLWKNGYKDKKVMIWDHNRDLIYQRATTTLADPETSKYAHGIGYHWYETWNNKTQLFDNLAETHRAFPDKFLAFTEGCKEQFKMDKIYDVSLGELYGKNMLNDFNKGNALWTDWNILLDETGGPNHKGNFCFAPIIADTKTGEVYYTYEYYYIGHVSKYIKPNAQRIGSSSNRAALTSSAFMNENGQLVTVIMNDSDNDIETNLWIEGMAARLNAPAHSIQTVIL; via the coding sequence ATGAGAAAACTAATTGTAAGTTGTTTTGTAGTGGGTGTTGTAGTGAATGTCAACGCTCAGAATTATTGGAAAAAGCATGAAGGCAAAACAGCTAAAGTAATCCTGACCCATGCTAAGGCGGAAGAAAGGATGGTTGACAAAGGGTCGGTTACGTTTGAACAATTCGGACAGCCGAAAGAAACGGAAGCCTGTATTTTTATAGCACCTGATTTTAAATATCAGAAACTGATAGGGATAGGTGGAGCTATTACAGACGCTTCAGCAGAGACTTTTTACAAAATGCCGAAGAACAGGCAAAAAGAGATTCTGGATGCGTATTTTGGTAAAAACGGATTGGGATATACGGTGGTTCGTACCAATATGAATTCCTGTGATTTCTCCAGTGATTCCTATACTTATGTGGAAGATAATGATACGGCTCTGAAGACTTTCAATGTTGCTCATGATGAGAAATATAAGATCCCGATGATCAGAGAAGCCCAGAAAGCGATCGGAAAGAATTTCACCTTTTATTTTTCCCCGTGGAGCCCGCCGGCATGGATGAAGTCCAATAAAAGCTTATACAAAGGAGGGAGGCTCGAAAATCAGTATTACCAGACCTGGGCAGATTATTATATTAAATTCATAAGGGAATACGAAAAAAGGGGAATCAATGTCTGGGGATTAACAGTTCAGAATGAGCCTATGGCTACGCAATCCTGGGAATCCTGTATCTATACGGCTAAAGAAGAAGGAGATTTCCTGAAAAACAATCTGGGACCCACTCTCTGGAAAAACGGATACAAAGATAAGAAAGTCATGATCTGGGATCATAACAGAGATCTTATCTATCAAAGAGCAACGACCACCCTGGCTGATCCTGAAACATCAAAGTACGCTCACGGAATCGGATACCACTGGTACGAAACCTGGAATAACAAAACCCAGCTTTTTGACAATCTGGCAGAAACACACAGAGCTTTTCCGGATAAATTCCTGGCATTTACAGAAGGCTGCAAAGAACAGTTCAAAATGGATAAAATCTACGATGTAAGCCTGGGTGAATTATACGGTAAAAACATGCTGAACGATTTCAATAAAGGAAATGCTTTATGGACAGACTGGAATATTCTGCTGGATGAAACCGGAGGCCCTAACCATAAAGGAAACTTCTGCTTTGCTCCGATTATCGCTGATACCAAAACAGGAGAAGTATACTACACCTATGAATATTATTATATAGGCCATGTATCAAAGTACATCAAGCCCAATGCCCAGAGAATCGGAAGTTCCTCCAACAGAGCTGCTCTGACCTCTTCAGCATTTATGAATGAAAACGGACAGCTGGTAACAGTGATCATGAATGATTCAGACAACGATATTGAAACCAATCTCTGGATCGAAGGAATGGCTGCCAGACTGAATGCTCCTGCGCATTCAATACAGACGGTGATCCTGTAA